From the genome of Canis lupus familiaris isolate Mischka breed German Shepherd chromosome 8, alternate assembly UU_Cfam_GSD_1.0, whole genome shotgun sequence, one region includes:
- the OR2W11 gene encoding olfactory receptor family 2 subfamily W member 11, whose protein sequence is MARDNDSYQQVFILVGFSDRPQLEIILFAFVLVFYILTLLGNSAIIFLSILDARLHTPMYFFLGNLSFLDLCFTTSIVPQLLWNLWGPEKTITYHGCVAQLYIYMVLGSTECVLLAVMSYDRYVAVCRPLHYTVIMHPRLCLQLVTVSWFCGFLNSFVMCPQTMQLSRCGHHMVDHFLCEMPALIAMSCEDTMLVEAFAFALGVALLLVPLSLILISYSMIAATVLRIKSAAGCKKAFNTCSSHLMVVSLFYGTIIYMYLQPANSYSQDQGKFLTLFYTIITPSINPLIYTLRNKDVKGVMRRLLKGEKGAREA, encoded by the coding sequence ATGGCAAGAGACAATGACAGCTACCAGCAAGTATTCATCTTGGTGGGCTTTTCTGACCGTCCTCAACTAGAGataattctctttgcttttgtcttGGTCTTCTACATCCTGACCCTCTTGGGCAACAGTGCCATCATCTTCTTGTCAATCTTGGATGCCAGGCTCCACACACCCATGTACTTCTTTCTTGGGAACCTTTCTTTTTTGGACCTCTGCTTTACGACGAGCATTGTCCCCCAGTTGCTGTGGAACCTTTGGGGTCCAGAGAAGACCATCACCTACCATGGTTGTGTGGCCCAGCTCTACATCTACATGGTGTTGGGCTCAACCGAGTGTGTTCTCCTAGCTGTCATGTCCTATGACCGCTACGTGGCTGTCTGCCGGCCCCTGCACTACACTGTGATCATGCATCCACGTCTCTGCCTGCAGTTGGTGACTGTGTCCTGGTTCTGTGGCTTTCTAAATTCCTTTGTCATGTGTCCCCAGACCATGCAACTCTCCCGATGTGGGCACCATATGGTGGACCACTTTCTGTGTGAGATGCCTGCTCTTATCGCCATGTCCTGTGAAGACACCATGCTGGTGGAAGCATTTGCCTTTGCCCTGGGTGTTGCCCTTCTCCTGGTGCCCCTTTCCCTGATCCTCATCTCTTACAGCATGATTGCAGCCACTGTGCTGAGGATCAAGTCAGCAGCAGGGTGCAAGAAAGCTTTCAACACCTGCTCTTCCCACCTGATGGTGGTCTCCCTTTTCTACGGGACCATCATCTACATGTACCTGCAGCCCGCCAATAGCTACTCCCAAGACCAAGGCAAGTTCCTCACCCTCTTCTACACCATCATCACTCCCAGTATCAACCCCCTGATCTACACGCTGAGGAACAAGGATGTAAAGGGGGTGATGAGGAGGCTCCTGAAGGGTGAGAAGGGGGCCAGGGAAGCCTAA